The nucleotide window GCACCTGGAAGTGTATATCGAACGGATGCGGCGGGAATACAAGTGCGAAGTTGAAACCGGCATGCCCCAGGTTGCCTATCGGGAAACCATTACCCAGCGGGCCGAGTTTAACTATACCCATAAAAAACAGACCGGTGGTTCTGGTCAGTATGGTCGGGTAGCAGGATATATGGAACCCCTGGAAGACAAGGACTACGAATTTGTAGATATGATTAAAGGGGGAGCCATCCCGAATGAGTTTATCCCCAGCTGTGACAAGGGCTTCCGGGAAGCTATGAAACGGGGGACCCTCATTGGATTCCCGATTGTAGGGGTCCGGTGTGTTATTAATGATGGTCAGTCCCACCCCGTCGACTCTTCGGATATAGCCTTCCAGCTTGCGGCTATCGGTGCCTTCCGGGAAGGATACGCCAAGGCCAAGCCCTGCATTCTTGAACCTATCATGAAGGTTTCCGTCGAAGGACCCACCGAATTTCAGGGAAATATTTTTGCCTCAATTAATCAGCGTCGTGGTATAATAACCTCATCCACTGAGGAAGGGACCTACTGTAGGGTGGAAGCGGAAGTGCCGCTGAGTGAAATGTTTGGTTATTCCACGGTCCTTCGCTCCCTTACCCAGGGGAAAGCGGAATTTACCATGGAATTCCTCAAATACGGTAAGGTTCCATCCAGCATCTCCGAGACCCTTATTAAGGAGTATGAGGAGAAGCGAAAGAAGGAACAACAGAAATAAGGAGAGGTTAGATGATCAAACAGGAACTCATTCAACGCAGTCCCGTCCGGATCTTTGAAAAGTCTATCCACGGGGGGCTTAAGGCGGGAGAGATCGGGATCATTGCGGCGCGCAAAGGAATTGGAAAGACCTCCGTCCTCGTACAGATAGCCCTGGACAAACTCATGCAGGGGAAAAAAGTTATTCATGTCTCGTTTACTCAGCATACTGATTATGTGCTTGCCTGGTATGAGGATATCTTTTCCGAAATATCCCGTAAGAAGAACCTTGAACATCCGGTAGAAGTCAAAAATGAACTGGTAAAGAACCGGGTTATCATGAATTTCAATCAGGATGGGGTAACGATCGATCAAATCATTCGAAGTCTTCGGGCCATGATAATCGAAGGAGGCTTTGCGGCAGATGCGCTTATCATCGATGGTTTTGACTTTTCCCGCACGACCATCGAACATCTTTCAAAGATGAAATCCTTCGCAAAAGAATTGGGACTTGAGATTTGGTATAGCTGTAATGTGGGTACAGAAGAGCCGGTCTATGATAAAAACAATATTCCCCTTATTTTAAAGGATTACATCGAATTATTAGACATCATTGTTATTCTTGATCCCAAGAGTGATTACATTCATCTAAAGGTGGTAAAAGATCGAGGGATTATGAATCCCACCGACTTAGAACTGCAACTGGATAGTAAAACACTCCTTATTGCAGAACGGTAAGAACTCTCGAGAGGGCTGGCAAGAAAACTATGAGATATGGGGCTTCCTCGAGAAGCCCCTTTTTGTTTAGCTATCGATATCAGTCAATAATTTGACAAAGGCCGTAAAAATATTACTTTTGACTTTTTTTAAAAAGAAAATTTTATTATAGTGAAAGTAATGATAACCTGTTATAAAAGTTATAAGATAGGAAAGTTTCTTCATTTCTTTTTGGTTGCATTAAATGGCAATTCCTGCTATACTAAACCGGTTTAATGGAGGATTTATGGTTCGAAGAAGTGGCATCCTATTGCATCCTACATCCCTTCCCGGTCCCTATGGTGTTGGTGACATAGGGAAGAACGCCTTTCGGTTCATTGACTGGCTCGAAAAGGCAGGACAAACCCTCTGGCAGGTCCTTCCCCTGGGGCCCACTGGCTATGGGGATTCTCCTTATGCATCCTTTTCTACCTTTGCAGGGAATCCCCTCCTCATTGGACTCGATATTCTTATTGAAAAAGGCTATCTTTCCGAAGGAGATTTAGCAGACTGTCCTGTTCATAATCAGGAATATATTGACTATGGAACTATCATTCCCTGGAAGTTTGACAAACTTTGCAAAGCGGCTCAGCTTTTCCAGGAAAAAGCTTCAGAAAAGGAAAAGGAGGCCTATAAACTCTTTAGGGATCAAGAAGCCTGGTGGTTAGAGGATTACATCCTTTTTATGGATATTAAGGATGTATATGATAAAAAAGCTCAAGACGAAGGACGTTTCGGAGCCATGTGGTCAAACTACTGGCCTCGAGAACTTGCTCTTCGGGACCCCCAGGCGATCCAACAGTGGAAAGCGGACCCGGCTCATCAAAAATCGATGGAAATTCGGGCAGTCATTCAATATTTCTTTTTCGATCAATGGCATACCCTTAAAGAATATGCAAACCGCAAGGGTATCCGTATCATTGGGGACATTCCTATTTTTGTCGCCGCCGATTCAGTTGATGTATGGGCCCATCGAGAACTGTTTCAGATAGATGAGAAGGGTCAACCCCTTGCCGTAGCGGGAGTCCCGCCGGATTATTTTTCCAAGACAGGTCAATTATGGGGAAATCCGCTCTATAACTGGGAAAAACATAAGGAAGAAGGCTTTGCCTGGTGGATACAGCGAATACAAGCTAATCTTAGACTGTACGATTATCTCAGGGTCGACCATTTCCGGGGTTTCGAAGCCTATTGGGCAGTTCCTTTTGGGAACCCTACGGCAGAACATGGTAGATGGGAAAAAGCGCCTGGTCATGAATTCTTTAAAAAACTAAAGGAAACTTTAGGAGAAATTCCTATTCTCGCAGAAGACCTAGGGTTTATAACCGAGGAAGTCCGAGACTTGCGGGACTCTTTTG belongs to Treponema sp. J25 and includes:
- a CDS encoding AAA family ATPase — translated: MIKQELIQRSPVRIFEKSIHGGLKAGEIGIIAARKGIGKTSVLVQIALDKLMQGKKVIHVSFTQHTDYVLAWYEDIFSEISRKKNLEHPVEVKNELVKNRVIMNFNQDGVTIDQIIRSLRAMIIEGGFAADALIIDGFDFSRTTIEHLSKMKSFAKELGLEIWYSCNVGTEEPVYDKNNIPLILKDYIELLDIIVILDPKSDYIHLKVVKDRGIMNPTDLELQLDSKTLLIAER
- the malQ gene encoding 4-alpha-glucanotransferase, whose amino-acid sequence is MVRRSGILLHPTSLPGPYGVGDIGKNAFRFIDWLEKAGQTLWQVLPLGPTGYGDSPYASFSTFAGNPLLIGLDILIEKGYLSEGDLADCPVHNQEYIDYGTIIPWKFDKLCKAAQLFQEKASEKEKEAYKLFRDQEAWWLEDYILFMDIKDVYDKKAQDEGRFGAMWSNYWPRELALRDPQAIQQWKADPAHQKSMEIRAVIQYFFFDQWHTLKEYANRKGIRIIGDIPIFVAADSVDVWAHRELFQIDEKGQPLAVAGVPPDYFSKTGQLWGNPLYNWEKHKEEGFAWWIQRIQANLRLYDYLRVDHFRGFEAYWAVPFGNPTAEHGRWEKAPGHEFFKKLKETLGEIPILAEDLGFITEEVRDLRDSFGLPGMKILQFAFDANENGKDGNTLNDFLPHMYNPNSVVYTGTHDNDTLKGWIEKASKAEIDFIYRYLGYTPENLTKALIRLAMASVSKFCIIPLQDYLGLGSEARINTPSTLGCNWKWRSLEHQYTQELAREIRELSRLYGRNIEKS